One window from the genome of Actinoplanes teichomyceticus ATCC 31121 encodes:
- a CDS encoding M28 family metallopeptidase codes for MRRRILAVPLAAALIVTLAPQPASAVDEVNTKKLRDAVTVAGILGHERVLQRIATRNDGTRASGTPGFAASAAYVSGVLKNAGYRVTEQKFTFAFYRELAPAQLTPVAPAGPAYATATYEYSASGDVTGRVVPALNNVLPPTPEPSSTAGCAAGDFAPASATAPEIALIQRGGCDFAVKAANAAAAGYDAAIIFNEGQPGRTELFQGTLGGAIDIPVVGLSFADGSALAAAAASGTVTLRVRTSTEINPNATTSNIIADSPAGDPDRVLVVGAHLDSVVEGAGINDNGSGSATILEIAVQMAKLKIKPRQQVRFAFWGAEEAGLLGSEHYVADLSDTELTHIFANLNFDMVGSPNYVRFVYDGDGSATGTSGPAGSERIESLFTDYFAGRGLASDPSEFNGRSDYGPFIEAGIPAGGLFSGAEGVKTPEQAAVYGGTAGAPYDACYHQACDDIDNLNTTALAELGDAAAHAVLTLARTKTGLYPDGSLRARARAAAPDFPYRGGHLVR; via the coding sequence TTGCGTCGACGCATACTCGCCGTTCCCCTCGCCGCCGCCCTGATCGTGACGCTGGCCCCGCAGCCGGCGTCCGCGGTGGACGAGGTCAACACCAAGAAGCTGCGGGACGCGGTCACGGTGGCCGGCATCCTCGGGCACGAACGCGTGCTGCAGCGCATCGCCACCCGCAACGACGGCACCCGGGCCTCCGGCACCCCCGGGTTCGCGGCCAGCGCCGCATACGTCTCCGGGGTGCTGAAGAACGCCGGGTACCGGGTGACCGAACAGAAGTTCACCTTCGCGTTCTACCGCGAGCTGGCGCCGGCGCAGCTGACCCCGGTCGCCCCGGCCGGGCCCGCCTACGCGACCGCCACCTACGAGTACTCGGCCAGCGGCGACGTCACCGGCCGGGTGGTGCCCGCGCTGAACAACGTCCTGCCGCCCACGCCGGAACCCAGCTCCACGGCCGGCTGCGCGGCCGGCGACTTCGCCCCGGCCTCGGCGACCGCGCCGGAGATCGCGCTGATCCAGCGCGGCGGGTGCGACTTCGCGGTGAAGGCCGCCAACGCGGCCGCCGCCGGCTACGACGCGGCGATCATCTTCAACGAGGGTCAGCCGGGGCGTACCGAGCTGTTCCAGGGCACGCTCGGCGGGGCGATCGACATCCCGGTGGTCGGGTTGAGTTTCGCCGACGGCAGCGCGCTGGCCGCCGCCGCGGCGTCCGGGACCGTCACCCTGCGGGTGCGGACCAGCACCGAGATCAACCCGAACGCCACCACCAGCAACATCATCGCGGACAGCCCCGCCGGTGACCCGGACCGTGTGCTGGTCGTCGGCGCGCACCTGGACTCGGTCGTCGAGGGCGCGGGCATCAACGACAACGGGAGCGGCTCGGCCACCATCCTGGAGATCGCCGTCCAGATGGCCAAACTGAAGATCAAGCCCCGCCAGCAGGTGCGCTTCGCCTTCTGGGGCGCCGAGGAGGCCGGCCTGCTCGGCTCGGAACACTACGTCGCCGACCTGAGCGACACCGAGCTCACCCACATCTTCGCGAACCTGAACTTCGACATGGTCGGCTCCCCGAACTACGTCCGTTTCGTCTACGACGGCGACGGCTCGGCGACCGGCACGTCCGGCCCGGCCGGCTCGGAGCGGATCGAGTCGCTGTTCACCGACTACTTCGCCGGTCGGGGCCTGGCCAGCGACCCGAGCGAGTTCAACGGGCGCAGCGACTACGGCCCGTTCATCGAGGCCGGCATCCCGGCCGGTGGCCTGTTCAGCGGCGCCGAGGGCGTCAAGACCCCGGAGCAGGCCGCGGTCTACGGCGGGACCGCCGGCGCCCCGTACGACGCGTGCTACCACCAGGCCTGCGACGACATCGACAACCTGAACACCACGGCGCTGGCCGAGCTCGGCGACGCCGCCGCCCACGCGGTGCTCACGCTGGCCCGTACCAAGACGGGCCTCTACCCGGACGGCAGCCTCCGGGCCCGGGCCCGCGCCGCCGCGCCGGACTTCCCGTACCGGGGCGGCCACCTGGTCCGCTGA
- a CDS encoding cellulase family glycosylhydrolase, with amino-acid sequence MATVSTVAFFALPASAEAASFAVTNSWNAGYQGEVTVSNPSSSKIDTWKVEITLPAGSTVNQSWNATLAASGQNFTFTPAGWNATIAGGASTSFGFIVNGTGRPTSCKVNGQACTGLTGAPTSAPATTASSRPAGTPSAAPTTSSAAPKPTTASPKPSTATPTPTRTAAAGTPLAANGQLKVCGTNLCNQAGKKIQLRGVSSHGIHWFPSCYPGAALDALATDWNADLFRIAMYVQEGGYESDPNGLTTKVNTLVDMAEARGMYALIDFHVLNPGDPSFNLTRAKEFFAKVAARNAGKKNVIYEIANEPNGVSWATIKNYAEQVIPVIRANDPDGIVIVGTRGWSSLGVSEGSSSAEIVSNPVNASNIMYAFHFYAASHKDNYRAEVQKAAASLPLFVTEFGTVSASGDGAVDTASTNAWIDLMDKLKISYANWNFGDKSEGSSILKPGACSSGSFSGTGALTESGQLIRSRIRTADDF; translated from the coding sequence GTGGCCACTGTTTCGACGGTGGCGTTCTTCGCCCTGCCGGCCAGCGCGGAGGCCGCCTCGTTCGCGGTGACGAACTCCTGGAATGCGGGATACCAGGGCGAGGTCACGGTCAGCAACCCCTCCTCCTCCAAGATCGACACCTGGAAGGTCGAGATCACCCTCCCGGCCGGGTCGACGGTCAACCAGTCCTGGAACGCGACGCTCGCCGCCTCCGGACAGAACTTCACCTTCACCCCGGCCGGCTGGAACGCCACGATCGCCGGCGGCGCCTCCACCAGCTTCGGCTTCATCGTCAACGGCACCGGCCGCCCGACCTCCTGCAAGGTCAACGGGCAGGCGTGCACCGGGCTGACCGGCGCCCCGACGAGCGCGCCGGCCACCACCGCCAGCTCGCGCCCGGCCGGCACCCCCTCCGCGGCGCCGACCACCTCCTCCGCGGCGCCGAAGCCGACCACCGCGTCGCCGAAGCCGAGCACCGCCACCCCCACGCCGACCAGGACCGCCGCGGCCGGCACCCCGCTCGCCGCCAACGGTCAGCTCAAGGTGTGCGGGACGAACCTGTGCAACCAGGCCGGCAAGAAGATCCAGCTGCGCGGCGTGAGCAGCCACGGCATCCACTGGTTCCCCAGCTGCTACCCGGGCGCGGCGCTGGACGCGCTGGCCACCGACTGGAACGCGGACCTGTTCCGGATCGCCATGTACGTCCAGGAGGGCGGCTACGAGTCCGACCCGAACGGCCTCACCACCAAGGTGAACACCCTGGTCGACATGGCCGAGGCCCGGGGCATGTACGCCCTGATCGACTTCCACGTCCTCAACCCCGGTGACCCGAGCTTCAACCTCACCCGGGCCAAGGAGTTCTTCGCCAAGGTCGCCGCGCGCAACGCCGGCAAGAAGAACGTGATCTACGAGATCGCCAACGAGCCGAACGGCGTCAGCTGGGCCACCATCAAGAACTACGCCGAGCAGGTCATCCCGGTCATCCGGGCGAACGACCCGGACGGCATCGTGATCGTCGGCACCCGCGGCTGGTCCTCGCTCGGCGTCTCCGAGGGCTCCTCGTCCGCCGAGATCGTCAGCAACCCGGTGAACGCGAGCAACATCATGTACGCGTTCCACTTCTACGCCGCGTCGCACAAGGACAACTACCGCGCCGAGGTGCAGAAGGCGGCCGCCTCGCTGCCGCTGTTCGTCACCGAGTTCGGCACGGTCAGCGCGAGTGGTGACGGCGCGGTCGACACGGCCAGCACCAACGCCTGGATCGACCTGATGGACAAGCTGAAGATCAGCTACGCCAACTGGAACTTCGGCGACAAGAGCGAGGGCAGCTCGATCCTCAAGCCGGGCGCCTGCTCCAGCGGGTCGTTCTCCGGCACGGGCGCGCTCACCGAGTCGGGCCAGCTGATCCGCTCGCGGATCCGCACCGCTGACGACTTCTGA
- a CDS encoding SRPBCC family protein, which produces MATESRHLSVSIDRPARAVYEYARDPANLAHWAPGLGGSVRRVDGRWLVDVPGGAAEVVFAERNELGVLDHDVHLPGGGTVHVPFRVIPDGAGSEVVFTVRRAAGMTDDEFDRDAAAVAADLARLKRILEGRTG; this is translated from the coding sequence GTGGCCACCGAATCCCGGCACCTGAGCGTGTCCATCGACCGCCCGGCCCGGGCCGTCTACGAGTACGCCCGCGACCCGGCCAACCTGGCGCACTGGGCGCCCGGCCTGGGCGGCAGCGTGCGGCGGGTGGACGGGCGGTGGCTCGTCGACGTGCCGGGCGGCGCCGCCGAGGTGGTCTTCGCCGAGCGCAACGAGCTGGGCGTGCTGGACCACGACGTGCACCTGCCCGGCGGCGGGACCGTCCACGTCCCGTTCCGGGTGATCCCCGACGGGGCGGGCTCCGAGGTGGTGTTCACGGTGCGCCGCGCCGCGGGCATGACCGACGACGAGTTCGACCGGGATGCCGCCGCGGTCGCCGCCGACCTGGCCCGGCTCAAGCGGATCCTGGAGGGCCGGACCGGCTGA
- a CDS encoding ArsR/SmtB family transcription factor, which yields MHAFDVLGDPVRRRILELLADGEQTSGAVTAVIRAEFGISQPAVSQHLKVLRDNGFATVRPDGARRLYAVDDTALRQADEWLSRFRRFWTPHLAAMATEVARGRRMRRLAANDEIRSTDD from the coding sequence GTGCACGCGTTCGATGTGCTCGGCGACCCGGTACGGCGCCGCATCCTGGAACTGCTCGCCGACGGCGAGCAGACCTCCGGCGCGGTCACCGCGGTCATCCGGGCGGAGTTCGGCATCTCCCAGCCGGCCGTGTCACAGCACCTGAAGGTGCTGCGCGACAACGGCTTCGCCACCGTCCGCCCGGACGGCGCGCGCCGGCTGTACGCGGTCGACGACACCGCGCTGCGCCAGGCCGACGAGTGGCTGAGCCGGTTCCGGCGGTTCTGGACGCCGCATCTCGCCGCGATGGCCACCGAGGTGGCCCGGGGTCGCAGAATGCGCCGTCTGGCCGCGAACGACGAGATCAGGAGCACCGATGATTGA
- a CDS encoding phosphotransferase — MGDLDALAVALADLLLALRAVDPAGGPPPGRHSWYRGGPLLTYDGMMCDAAAALPDGDALLAIWDKALAAPWTGDPVWFHGDVAADAVRFRHVVQRLRADG; from the coding sequence ATCGGCGACCTGGACGCGCTCGCGGTCGCGCTCGCCGACCTCCTGCTGGCGCTGCGGGCGGTGGACCCGGCCGGCGGACCGCCGCCGGGTCGGCACAGCTGGTATCGCGGCGGTCCGCTGCTGACCTACGACGGCATGATGTGCGACGCCGCCGCCGCGCTGCCCGACGGCGACGCACTGCTGGCCATCTGGGACAAGGCCCTGGCCGCGCCGTGGACCGGCGATCCGGTCTGGTTCCACGGCGACGTCGCGGCGGACGCGGTGCGGTTCCGCCATGTCGTGCAGCGGCTGCGCGCCGACGGCTGA
- a CDS encoding SRPBCC family protein: MIDVTEQINSVRRTLGDRVLEAGTARVLTISQSYDTDLDDLWDVVTVPERIERWFLPVSGELREGGKYQFEGNAGGTVTRCDRPRSFAATWEFGGQVSWIEVRLTPEAGGRTRFVLEHTAHVDDHWDTYGPGAVGVGWDSGLLGLAMHLGAPDTPRDTDAIMAWMGSADGKRFMWLSSQAWAEASVAAGVDPATAEKQAAATYAAYTGGE, from the coding sequence ATGATTGACGTGACCGAGCAGATCAACAGCGTCCGCCGCACCCTCGGCGACCGGGTCCTCGAGGCCGGTACGGCCCGGGTGCTCACCATCAGCCAGAGCTACGACACCGACCTCGACGACCTGTGGGACGTGGTGACCGTCCCCGAACGCATCGAGCGCTGGTTCCTGCCGGTCTCCGGCGAGCTGCGCGAGGGCGGGAAGTACCAGTTCGAGGGCAACGCCGGGGGCACCGTCACCCGCTGCGACCGGCCCCGGTCGTTCGCCGCCACCTGGGAGTTCGGCGGGCAGGTCAGCTGGATCGAGGTCCGGCTCACCCCGGAGGCCGGCGGGCGTACCCGGTTCGTGCTGGAGCACACCGCCCACGTCGACGACCACTGGGACACCTACGGCCCCGGCGCGGTCGGCGTCGGCTGGGACTCGGGGCTGCTCGGCCTGGCCATGCACCTGGGCGCGCCGGACACGCCGCGCGACACGGACGCCATCATGGCGTGGATGGGGTCGGCGGACGGCAAGCGGTTCATGTGGCTCAGCAGCCAGGCGTGGGCCGAGGCGAGCGTCGCGGCCGGCGTCGACCCGGCGACGGCCGAGAAGCAGGCGGCGGCGACGTACGCGGCGTACACCGGCGGCGAGTGA
- a CDS encoding GNAT family N-acetyltransferase, with protein MRDGTEWTDIRRGDPDDVPAVMALLDGAVRWLSARGRTGQWGAEPLSESRRLTALIAGIAADGGLHLAVRGDRVVGALGIGQPPAYVHPAPEPELYIVLLVTDRDHAGQGIGRRLLAYARRLAVASGAGLLRVDCYAGADRDLVRYYESQGFTATQQFTVPQPGGDPWPGQVLEQQLG; from the coding sequence GTGCGTGACGGTACAGAGTGGACGGACATCCGGCGTGGCGACCCCGACGACGTCCCGGCCGTGATGGCGCTGCTCGACGGCGCGGTGCGCTGGCTGAGCGCCCGCGGCCGGACCGGTCAGTGGGGCGCCGAGCCGCTGTCCGAGAGCCGCCGGCTGACCGCGCTCATCGCCGGGATCGCCGCGGACGGCGGCCTCCACCTGGCGGTGCGCGGCGACCGGGTGGTCGGCGCGCTCGGCATCGGCCAGCCCCCGGCGTACGTCCACCCGGCCCCCGAGCCCGAGCTGTACATCGTGCTGCTGGTGACCGACCGCGACCACGCCGGCCAGGGCATCGGCCGCCGGTTGCTGGCCTACGCCCGGCGGCTCGCGGTCGCCTCCGGCGCGGGGCTGCTGCGGGTCGACTGCTACGCCGGGGCCGACCGGGACCTGGTGCGGTACTACGAGAGCCAGGGTTTCACCGCGACCCAGCAGTTCACCGTGCCGCAGCCCGGCGGCGACCCGTGGCCCGGTCAGGTGCTCGAGCAGCAGCTCGGCTGA